One window from the genome of Desulforamulus ruminis DSM 2154 encodes:
- a CDS encoding polyprenyl synthetase family protein, producing MNIKEELKRRARLVDEALEKYLPPDHEHPAVIHEAMRYSVFAGGKRLRPILVLAAAEAVGDEAGAASAMPVACALELIHTYSLVHDDLPAMDNDDFRRGRPTNHKVYGEAMAILAGDALLTTAFELMGQSAGKFSPQAVNRVVVEIAQAAGSQGLIGGQVVDTLSENKKVEASVLEYIHRHKTGALFRAAIRSGAILNGASEEQLQALTVYAEQMGLAFQIKDDLLDIEGEQEKIGKPVGSDVKNQKATYPALYGMEKARKMAGLAAEEAVAALKIFGPKGEFLRSIMHFIINRDH from the coding sequence GTGAATATAAAAGAGGAATTAAAAAGAAGAGCCCGGCTGGTGGATGAGGCCCTGGAGAAGTATCTGCCCCCGGATCATGAGCATCCGGCGGTGATTCACGAGGCCATGCGCTACAGTGTCTTTGCCGGCGGCAAACGATTAAGACCCATCCTGGTGCTGGCCGCTGCAGAGGCGGTGGGGGACGAGGCCGGTGCCGCCTCTGCCATGCCGGTGGCCTGCGCCCTGGAACTGATTCATACTTATTCCTTGGTGCACGATGATCTGCCGGCCATGGATAATGATGATTTCCGCCGGGGGAGGCCCACCAACCACAAGGTATATGGAGAAGCCATGGCGATTTTGGCCGGCGACGCCCTTTTAACCACCGCCTTTGAGCTAATGGGTCAAAGTGCCGGGAAATTTTCCCCGCAAGCGGTGAACCGGGTGGTTGTGGAAATCGCTCAGGCTGCGGGTTCCCAGGGATTAATCGGCGGACAGGTGGTGGACACCCTGTCGGAAAACAAAAAAGTGGAGGCTTCGGTGCTGGAGTACATCCACCGCCACAAAACGGGCGCCCTTTTTAGGGCGGCTATCCGATCGGGCGCCATTTTAAACGGGGCCTCGGAAGAACAGCTTCAGGCGTTAACCGTTTATGCGGAACAAATGGGTTTAGCCTTTCAAATTAAAGACGATTTACTGGATATTGAAGGCGAGCAAGAAAAAATCGGCAAACCTGTTGGCAGCGATGTCAAAAATCAAAAAGCCACCTATCCGGCCCTGTATGGGATGGAAAAGGCCAGGAAAATGGCCGGCTTGGCTGCTGAGGAAGCGGTGGCTGCTCTTAAAATTTTTGGCCCCAAAGGGGAATTTTTACGTTCCATCATGCATTTTATCATCAATAGAGATCATTAA
- the xseB gene encoding exodeoxyribonuclease VII small subunit, with product MGSQEMTFEEALTRLEEVVREMENSQLPLDQALELFAEGINLSKYCNHCLAAAEQKISVLLADGSVSEEPATLPGGKGK from the coding sequence ATGGGTTCGCAAGAAATGACCTTTGAAGAGGCATTAACCCGCCTGGAAGAAGTGGTCAGGGAAATGGAAAACAGCCAACTGCCCCTGGACCAGGCGCTGGAACTCTTTGCCGAAGGAATAAACCTTTCTAAATACTGCAACCATTGTTTGGCCGCAGCGGAGCAAAAGATCAGCGTCTTACTGGCCGATGGCAGTGTAAGCGAGGAGCCTGCAACTTTACCGGGAGGAAAAGGCAAGTGA
- a CDS encoding cyclodeaminase/cyclohydrolase family protein, translating into MLNYLQWTVKELFDRTASAEPEPGGGGVCAMTGGLACGLLAMVARITSGKEKYRDVEVEIQEILGAIEGQREKLQDLARQDMEAFQQFMAALAMPRETEEQKAAREKSKQQAALLSAGVPLDIAAACVENLELAARLASLGSKLAISDVGVGTHLLEASLKGALVMVEANLPYLQDRQVVYHLAAEKERLALRGEELCRNVLETVKTRMK; encoded by the coding sequence ATGTTAAATTATCTGCAGTGGACCGTAAAGGAATTGTTTGACCGGACCGCTTCGGCAGAGCCGGAACCGGGAGGCGGAGGCGTCTGCGCCATGACCGGCGGCCTTGCTTGCGGGCTGCTGGCCATGGTGGCCCGGATTACCAGCGGTAAAGAAAAGTACCGGGATGTAGAGGTGGAAATTCAGGAAATCCTCGGGGCCATAGAAGGGCAACGGGAAAAATTGCAGGATCTGGCCCGGCAGGATATGGAGGCCTTTCAGCAGTTTATGGCGGCCCTGGCTATGCCCAGGGAGACGGAAGAACAAAAGGCGGCAAGGGAGAAAAGCAAGCAGCAGGCGGCCCTTTTATCCGCCGGGGTGCCCTTGGACATTGCGGCAGCCTGTGTGGAGAATCTTGAACTGGCCGCCCGGCTGGCTTCCCTGGGCAGCAAGCTGGCCATCAGCGATGTGGGCGTAGGGACGCACCTGCTGGAAGCTTCTTTAAAAGGGGCCTTAGTGATGGTTGAGGCCAATTTGCCCTACCTTCAAGACCGGCAGGTGGTCTACCATCTGGCTGCGGAAAAAGAGAGACTGGCCCTGCGGGGAGAAGAGCTTTGCAGAAACGTCCTGGAAACCGTGAAAACAAGAATGAAATGA
- a CDS encoding bifunctional 5,10-methylenetetrahydrofolate dehydrogenase/5,10-methenyltetrahydrofolate cyclohydrolase: MTQILDGKKVADILREELKNELLQLQERGINPKLAVLIVGTDPASLAYAKFLNKVSSKAGVIFEQHDLPESACELDVKLKIEELNSDPLVHGILMMMPLPKHINKQRVMEAVSPLKDVDGLHPFNRGHLISGGVCLQPATPLSCLEIMKRSGITLAGKHMVIVGRGETVGKPLVFMALAENATVSVCHTGTRNLADFTRQGDIVVSAVGKPGLIAAGMIKPGAVVVDAGICEVDGQIMGDVDFANLKEVAGAITPVPGGVGSLTTVLMLKNLVKGIQLQEQARKWEEAEVSC, encoded by the coding sequence ATGACTCAAATACTGGATGGCAAGAAAGTTGCCGATATTCTCCGGGAAGAACTTAAAAATGAACTGCTTCAGTTGCAGGAAAGAGGAATTAACCCCAAGCTGGCGGTGCTCATTGTAGGCACTGATCCGGCTTCCCTGGCTTATGCTAAATTTTTAAATAAAGTTAGCAGCAAGGCCGGAGTGATCTTTGAACAGCATGACCTGCCGGAAAGCGCCTGTGAATTGGATGTAAAGCTTAAAATTGAAGAACTAAACAGTGATCCTCTGGTGCACGGAATTTTAATGATGATGCCCCTGCCCAAGCACATCAATAAACAGCGGGTGATGGAAGCGGTTTCGCCTTTAAAGGATGTGGACGGCCTGCATCCCTTTAACCGGGGACATCTAATCAGCGGCGGCGTCTGCCTGCAGCCGGCCACCCCCTTAAGCTGTCTGGAAATCATGAAAAGATCCGGAATTACCCTGGCGGGCAAACACATGGTCATTGTGGGCAGAGGTGAGACCGTAGGAAAACCCCTGGTTTTTATGGCCCTGGCGGAAAACGCCACGGTGTCCGTCTGCCACACCGGCACCCGCAACTTAGCGGACTTTACCCGGCAAGGGGATATTGTTGTTTCCGCCGTGGGTAAGCCCGGCTTGATTGCCGCCGGCATGATTAAACCCGGAGCGGTTGTGGTGGACGCAGGAATTTGTGAAGTGGACGGACAAATCATGGGTGATGTGGACTTTGCCAACCTAAAGGAAGTGGCCGGAGCCATTACTCCTGTACCGGGAGGCGTAGGCAGCCTGACCACCGTTTTAATGCTGAAGAACCTGGTAAAGGGCATTCAATTGCAGGAACAGGCCAGGAAATGGGAGGAAGCAGAGGTTTCATGTTAA
- the xseA gene encoding exodeoxyribonuclease VII large subunit — translation MRILSVSELTQYIKEKFARDPLLANVWVKGEISNFKLHTSGHIYLTLKDRDSCLKTVMFRSRARNLVFRPENGMSVIIRGYLSVYERDGSYQLYAEEMEPEGIGALYIAFEQMKQKLAAQGLFAAERKRPLPRIPGTVGIVTSPTGAALQDMLKILRRRWPGLQVIVAPVLVQGQGAPPDICRAMEQLNRLPDVDVLIMGRGGGSLEELWAFNTEEVAWAIAGSRIPVISAVGHETDYTIADMVADLRAPTPSAAAEMVVPDHGDMTRYLSAIKQQMEKGLLNLVERKRQRLALAANQQTLQRPYLITGNRQQALDALTSSLERGTKLSLADKSAALSHLAGKLQVLSPLATLARGYSICSTPEGKVVTDAGSLTIGQRVQVRLNSGCADCSVEEVHQ, via the coding sequence ATGCGTATACTTTCCGTTTCGGAATTGACCCAATACATAAAAGAAAAGTTTGCCAGGGACCCTCTTTTGGCCAACGTATGGGTAAAGGGGGAAATATCAAACTTTAAACTCCATACTTCCGGGCACATTTACCTGACCCTGAAAGACCGGGATTCCTGTTTAAAAACCGTGATGTTCCGCTCCAGAGCCAGAAACCTGGTTTTTCGCCCGGAAAACGGCATGTCGGTGATTATTCGGGGCTATCTTTCCGTCTATGAACGGGACGGCAGTTACCAGCTTTATGCCGAGGAGATGGAACCCGAGGGGATCGGAGCCCTTTACATTGCTTTTGAACAGATGAAACAAAAGCTGGCCGCCCAGGGGCTATTTGCAGCGGAGCGAAAGCGCCCTCTACCCCGCATTCCCGGAACCGTTGGGATTGTGACCTCTCCTACGGGAGCGGCCCTGCAGGATATGCTGAAGATTCTTCGCCGCCGCTGGCCGGGGCTGCAAGTGATTGTTGCACCGGTGTTGGTTCAGGGACAAGGTGCGCCGCCGGATATTTGCCGGGCCATGGAGCAGTTGAACCGCCTGCCGGACGTGGATGTGCTTATCATGGGCCGTGGCGGCGGTTCTCTGGAGGAACTATGGGCCTTTAACACCGAAGAAGTGGCCTGGGCCATTGCCGGTTCAAGGATTCCCGTCATTTCTGCCGTAGGGCATGAAACGGACTATACCATTGCCGACATGGTGGCGGATTTAAGGGCGCCAACCCCTTCCGCCGCGGCGGAGATGGTGGTGCCCGACCATGGGGACATGACGCGCTATCTATCCGCCATAAAGCAGCAGATGGAAAAGGGCCTGTTGAATCTTGTGGAACGTAAGCGGCAGCGGCTGGCCCTGGCGGCCAATCAGCAAACCTTACAGCGTCCCTACTTAATTACCGGCAACCGGCAGCAGGCGCTGGATGCACTCACTTCCAGCCTGGAGCGGGGGACAAAACTAAGCCTGGCGGATAAATCCGCCGCCCTGTCTCATTTGGCGGGCAAATTGCAAGTATTAAGCCCCTTAGCCACCCTGGCCCGGGGTTACAGCATCTGCAGCACGCCCGAGGGAAAGGTCGTCACGGACGCCGGATCCCTGACCATCGGGCAACGGGTGCAAGTACGGCTAAATTCAGGCTGTGCGGATTGCTCGGTGGAGGAAGTACATCAATAA
- the gltA gene encoding NADPH-dependent glutamate synthase: MAKQIIPKKHPMPHQDPQVRAKNFSEVALGYSEEVAMAEAGRCLSCKKPFCRQGCPVGVDIPQFIALVKEGKFDEAAKVIKRTNALPAVCGRVCPQEHQCEKFCIVGKKNEPVAIGRLERFVGDYVMHKDEPVEQAEPTGYKVAIVGSGPAGLACAADLARLGHDVTMFEALHTPGGVLMYGIPQFRLPKEIVQKEIANLKKMGVKIETNAIIGQIASLDELLKEEGFDAAFLGTGAGTPYFMNLPGENYNGVYSANEFLTRSNLMRAYCFPECDTPIKVGKKVAVLGGGNVAMDAARTALRLGAEDVYIVYRRSRDELPARLEEVEHAEEEGIQFMFLTNPTKYLGNEEGWLTGLECIKMELGEPDASGRRKPVPIPGSEFVLPLDVVIVAIGQGPNPLLTKTTPDLETNKRGNIVADETGKTSKEGVYAGGDVVTGAATVIKAMGAGRVAAENIHQYLMAKGPKKL, from the coding sequence ATGGCTAAACAAATTATCCCTAAAAAACATCCCATGCCCCATCAGGACCCCCAGGTCCGGGCCAAAAATTTCAGTGAAGTAGCTCTGGGCTATAGCGAGGAAGTGGCCATGGCCGAGGCAGGACGCTGCTTAAGCTGTAAGAAACCCTTTTGCCGGCAGGGCTGTCCCGTTGGTGTGGATATTCCGCAATTTATTGCCCTGGTCAAGGAAGGAAAATTTGACGAAGCGGCCAAGGTCATTAAACGGACCAATGCCCTGCCCGCGGTATGCGGGCGGGTTTGCCCCCAGGAACACCAGTGCGAAAAATTTTGTATTGTGGGCAAAAAGAATGAGCCGGTGGCCATCGGTCGTTTGGAACGCTTTGTGGGCGATTATGTCATGCACAAGGACGAGCCGGTGGAACAGGCTGAACCCACCGGATATAAAGTAGCCATTGTGGGTTCCGGCCCGGCGGGCCTGGCCTGTGCCGCGGATCTGGCCCGCCTGGGACACGATGTGACCATGTTTGAGGCCCTGCATACTCCCGGCGGCGTATTGATGTACGGGATTCCTCAATTCCGGCTGCCCAAAGAAATTGTGCAGAAGGAAATTGCCAACCTTAAAAAAATGGGCGTTAAGATTGAAACCAACGCCATCATCGGTCAAATTGCCTCCCTGGATGAACTGCTGAAGGAAGAAGGCTTTGACGCCGCCTTTCTGGGCACCGGCGCAGGGACCCCTTACTTTATGAACCTGCCCGGTGAAAATTACAATGGCGTTTATTCGGCCAACGAGTTTCTGACCCGGTCCAACTTAATGCGCGCCTACTGCTTCCCGGAATGCGACACCCCCATTAAAGTAGGCAAGAAGGTTGCGGTCCTGGGCGGCGGCAACGTGGCCATGGATGCCGCCAGAACCGCCCTGCGTCTGGGCGCCGAGGATGTCTATATTGTTTACCGCCGTTCCAGGGACGAGCTGCCTGCCCGTCTGGAGGAAGTGGAGCACGCCGAAGAAGAAGGCATTCAGTTTATGTTCCTAACCAATCCCACCAAGTATTTAGGCAACGAGGAGGGCTGGTTAACCGGCTTGGAATGCATCAAAATGGAACTGGGCGAACCCGATGCTTCCGGACGCCGGAAGCCGGTGCCCATCCCCGGTTCGGAGTTTGTGCTGCCCCTGGATGTGGTCATTGTAGCCATCGGACAGGGTCCCAACCCCCTGTTAACCAAGACCACGCCGGACTTGGAAACCAACAAACGGGGCAATATCGTGGCGGATGAAACCGGAAAAACCTCCAAAGAAGGGGTTTACGCCGGCGGCGACGTGGTAACCGGGGCCGCTACCGTCATCAAGGCCATGGGGGCCGGTCGTGTTGCGGCTGAGAATATTCACCAATATTTAATGGCCAAAGGGCCTAAAAAATTGTAA
- a CDS encoding sulfide/dihydroorotate dehydrogenase-like FAD/NAD-binding protein encodes MYKIMSKRTLSPNVHEYDILAPRVAKKAKAGQFIILRVDEVGERIPLTIADFDAEKGTITIVFAEAGHSTRKLAQLNAGDAVQDFVGPLGVPSHVEKFGTVVMVAGGVGVAPIYPIAREMKNAGNKVVCIMGARNKDLIFWEERMREVCDEVLLTTDDGSYVRQGFVTDVLKEYIQNEGNPQLVVAIGPLPMMRAIAELTREYEIKTMVSLNSIMVDGTGMCGACRVTVGGETKFVCVDGPEFDGHKVDFAEQLMRSRKYKPEEQQAFTRGSCGCGGGGKCHG; translated from the coding sequence TTGTACAAGATTATGTCCAAAAGGACCTTGTCCCCGAATGTTCATGAATATGACATTCTGGCTCCCAGGGTTGCTAAAAAAGCCAAGGCGGGTCAGTTTATCATCCTGCGGGTGGATGAGGTGGGAGAGAGAATTCCTTTAACCATTGCAGATTTTGACGCTGAAAAGGGCACCATCACCATTGTTTTTGCTGAAGCCGGCCACTCCACCAGGAAACTGGCCCAATTGAATGCCGGTGACGCCGTTCAGGATTTTGTGGGGCCCCTTGGCGTTCCTTCCCACGTAGAAAAGTTTGGCACCGTGGTTATGGTGGCCGGCGGCGTCGGTGTGGCGCCCATTTACCCCATTGCCCGGGAAATGAAAAACGCCGGCAATAAAGTGGTTTGCATCATGGGAGCCCGCAACAAGGACCTCATCTTCTGGGAAGAGCGGATGAGAGAAGTATGCGACGAAGTGCTGTTGACTACCGACGATGGTTCCTATGTCCGCCAGGGTTTTGTGACGGATGTGTTAAAAGAGTATATACAAAACGAAGGAAATCCCCAATTGGTGGTGGCCATCGGCCCCCTGCCCATGATGCGGGCTATCGCCGAGTTAACCAGGGAATATGAAATTAAAACCATGGTCAGTTTAAACTCCATTATGGTGGATGGTACGGGCATGTGCGGCGCCTGTCGGGTGACTGTGGGCGGCGAGACTAAATTTGTTTGTGTTGACGGTCCGGAGTTTGACGGCCATAAAGTGGACTTTGCCGAGCAGTTGATGCGTTCCCGTAAATACAAACCCGAAGAACAGCAGGCCTTTACCCGTGGTAGCTGTGGCTGCGGTGGAGGAGGTAAATGCCATGGCTAA
- the nusB gene encoding transcription antitermination factor NusB: MGRRQSRETALQVLFAIDVGKNEPDFALRNTAEEFGAGSQELEFARELVRGTLEHIDEIDQMIRRVSKEWQLNRMASVDRNIMRLALYEMNFREDIPASVSVNEAVELAKIFGGPDSGRFVNGILGKIIEEESDTKAEAILPELPMN; encoded by the coding sequence TTGGGTAGAAGGCAATCCAGGGAAACTGCGCTGCAGGTATTATTTGCCATTGATGTGGGCAAAAACGAACCGGATTTTGCCCTGAGGAACACTGCAGAGGAGTTTGGGGCAGGTTCCCAGGAATTGGAGTTTGCGCGAGAATTAGTTAGGGGCACCCTGGAACACATAGATGAAATTGATCAAATGATCCGCAGGGTCAGCAAAGAATGGCAGTTAAACCGCATGGCCAGTGTAGACAGGAACATTATGCGGCTGGCCCTTTATGAAATGAATTTCCGGGAGGATATTCCGGCCAGCGTATCGGTTAACGAGGCCGTGGAATTGGCCAAGATTTTCGGGGGGCCGGATTCCGGCCGGTTTGTTAACGGCATACTGGGAAAAATTATCGAAGAAGAAAGCGATACCAAAGCGGAGGCAATTCTTCCGGAATTGCCAATGAATTAA
- a CDS encoding DUF2273 domain-containing protein yields the protein MLTKLLEDIIKNHRGKAMGVVLGLVFGWFAINYGLFKAIFVTLCVCAGYFVGKGVDESLDFRRIFSRLFRDRW from the coding sequence ATGCTGACGAAATTACTGGAAGATATCATAAAAAATCACCGGGGAAAGGCCATGGGAGTGGTTCTGGGACTGGTATTCGGCTGGTTCGCCATTAACTACGGGCTTTTTAAGGCGATCTTTGTGACCCTCTGTGTCTGCGCCGGTTATTTTGTAGGCAAAGGGGTGGACGAGAGCCTTGATTTCCGGAGGATTTTTTCAAGACTTTTTCGGGACCGTTGGTAG
- the amaP gene encoding alkaline shock response membrane anchor protein AmaP, whose translation MSPFDRGLLAVYSLLMTLVCALILVAASGWWQRPLYLLWQTPSNREDQVYLLIVMGLLFIAGLRLLWVALTRSRDGKAVVHDYMLGQVRISLMTIENLVKKVVYQIHGVKEVTPRVVQTREGIGLYIRAVVAPDISIPEISRQIQHRVQEYLVETTGITVNEIKIMVDNISTTRPRVE comes from the coding sequence ATGAGCCCCTTTGATCGTGGCCTGCTGGCGGTTTATTCTTTACTGATGACCCTTGTTTGCGCATTGATACTGGTTGCTGCTTCCGGCTGGTGGCAGCGTCCCCTGTATCTTCTCTGGCAGACCCCGTCCAACAGGGAAGACCAGGTCTACCTGCTGATCGTCATGGGCTTGCTATTCATTGCGGGATTGCGCCTCCTGTGGGTGGCCCTTACCCGTTCCCGGGACGGCAAAGCGGTGGTGCATGATTACATGCTGGGTCAGGTTCGTATTTCCTTAATGACCATCGAAAATCTGGTGAAAAAGGTGGTTTATCAGATCCACGGGGTTAAGGAGGTTACCCCCCGGGTTGTGCAAACCCGGGAAGGCATTGGCCTTTATATCCGTGCCGTAGTGGCTCCGGATATCAGTATTCCCGAAATCAGCCGGCAAATTCAACACCGGGTTCAGGAATATCTGGTGGAAACCACCGGGATTACCGTGAACGAAATTAAGATTATGGTGGACAATATTTCAACGACCCGCCCCCGGGTGGAATAG
- a CDS encoding Asp23/Gls24 family envelope stress response protein, with translation MDNKRDIVVSSSQEGLGGIRISDDVVGVIAGMAATEVPGVAGMSGGLGGGIAEMLGRKNLSKGVKVEVGEKEAAIDLFVIVEYGVRIPDVASQIQVNVKQAIEGMTGLSVVEVNVHVQGVTFGTTETKEDESLRVR, from the coding sequence ATGGATAACAAGCGGGATATTGTGGTTTCCAGCTCTCAGGAAGGTCTGGGAGGGATCCGTATTTCCGATGATGTGGTGGGCGTAATCGCCGGTATGGCCGCCACCGAAGTACCCGGTGTGGCCGGGATGAGCGGTGGATTGGGCGGCGGTATTGCCGAAATGCTGGGCCGCAAAAATCTATCCAAAGGGGTTAAAGTGGAAGTTGGGGAAAAAGAAGCAGCCATTGATTTGTTCGTGATTGTTGAATATGGCGTTCGTATCCCCGATGTGGCTTCACAAATTCAGGTCAATGTGAAACAGGCCATTGAAGGCATGACCGGCCTTTCGGTGGTAGAGGTCAATGTCCACGTGCAGGGAGTGACCTTTGGCACCACCGAAACTAAAGAAGATGAAAGTCTCCGCGTGAGATGA
- the accC gene encoding acetyl-CoA carboxylase biotin carboxylase subunit: MFKKILIANRGEIALRVIRACQELNIKTVIVYSEADRDSLPVRLADEAYCIGPAPSAKSYLNITNIISAAEVSGAEAIHPGYGFLAENANFAEICEDCGITFIGPSTHAIEFMGNKSLARTTMIESGIPVVPGSEGAIQEDEEAVKVAKEIGYPVLIKASAGGGGRGMRVAHSEDDLLKALSTARAEALAAFGNGDVYLEKYVEQPRHIEFQILGDKEGNIVYLGERDCSVQRRNQKVIEEAPSTALTPSLRRKMGEMAVKAARAVGYHNAGTVEFLLDKHNKFYFIEMNTRIQVEHPVTELITGIDLVKEQLRIAAGEALGYGQTEIRIDGWAIECRINAEDPDKNFMPHPGTIEIYHPPGGPGVRVDSAAFTGYKIPPFYDSMIGKLIVWGRDREEAIKRMQRALNEFVIQGVPTTIPFHHKVLNNAFFRRGEVYTNFIQRRILPDQ; encoded by the coding sequence ATGTTTAAAAAAATACTGATTGCTAACCGGGGTGAGATTGCTCTGAGGGTAATTCGGGCCTGTCAGGAGCTTAACATAAAAACCGTGATTGTTTATTCCGAAGCCGATCGGGACAGTCTCCCGGTTCGCCTGGCGGATGAAGCCTATTGCATCGGACCGGCCCCCTCGGCCAAAAGCTACTTAAATATCACCAATATCATCAGCGCCGCAGAGGTTTCCGGGGCGGAAGCCATTCACCCCGGCTATGGGTTCCTGGCGGAAAACGCCAACTTTGCGGAAATCTGTGAGGATTGCGGAATTACCTTTATCGGGCCCTCCACCCACGCCATTGAATTTATGGGCAACAAATCTCTGGCCCGAACCACCATGATTGAGTCCGGCATACCGGTGGTTCCCGGCTCCGAAGGCGCCATTCAAGAGGATGAAGAGGCGGTCAAGGTGGCCAAGGAAATTGGTTACCCGGTGTTGATTAAAGCCTCTGCCGGCGGCGGCGGGCGCGGGATGCGCGTGGCGCACAGTGAGGACGATTTGTTAAAGGCCCTGAGCACCGCCCGGGCCGAAGCCCTGGCTGCCTTTGGCAACGGGGATGTCTATCTGGAAAAATACGTGGAACAGCCCCGACATATTGAATTCCAAATCCTGGGAGACAAGGAAGGAAACATTGTCTATCTGGGGGAACGGGATTGCTCCGTGCAGCGCCGCAATCAAAAGGTGATTGAAGAGGCTCCTTCCACCGCCCTAACCCCTTCTCTGCGCCGTAAAATGGGAGAAATGGCGGTCAAGGCAGCCCGGGCGGTAGGTTATCACAATGCCGGCACCGTTGAATTCCTGCTGGATAAGCACAATAAATTTTATTTTATCGAAATGAACACCCGGATTCAGGTGGAACATCCGGTCACCGAGTTAATTACCGGCATTGACTTAGTCAAAGAGCAGCTCCGTATTGCCGCAGGGGAAGCCCTGGGGTACGGCCAGACGGAAATTCGTATTGACGGCTGGGCCATAGAATGCCGGATTAATGCGGAAGATCCGGATAAAAACTTTATGCCCCATCCCGGAACCATTGAAATTTACCATCCGCCCGGGGGGCCCGGTGTCCGGGTGGACAGCGCCGCCTTTACCGGTTATAAAATTCCTCCTTTTTATGACTCCATGATTGGCAAGTTAATCGTTTGGGGCAGGGATCGGGAGGAAGCCATCAAGCGCATGCAAAGGGCTTTGAATGAATTTGTCATTCAAGGTGTGCCCACTACCATTCCTTTTCACCATAAGGTTTTAAACAATGCCTTTTTCCGCCGGGGTGAAGTTTATACAAACTTTATTCAGCGGCGAATTCTTCCGGACCAGTAA